The following proteins are encoded in a genomic region of Ptychodera flava strain L36383 chromosome 23 unlocalized genomic scaffold, AS_Pfla_20210202 Scaffold_24__1_contigs__length_23054250_pilon, whole genome shotgun sequence:
- the LOC139124548 gene encoding multiple epidermal growth factor-like domains protein 10 isoform X1 has translation MKSRNALRVSFPHLLVFVLYFGYSNSNSKQANVNPGDPHACFAHEGLAGPVYRCCDGYYLNDSACIECHDGRYGRDCSYSCLCQNGGVCNATDGSCQCPYSHYGAVCAFPCPCKNNGTCNDKEGIFQSCTCKEGYYGYICENKCSCPNGTFCDPVSGCLCENGTWGVNCVGVCNCQANRVCDVADGSCKCQPGLYGDGCQRQCNCFNGGECDNVDPNVCKCLSTWRGPDCTNCNNYESDGEKHDLCADKCLHCYNGNDCTPEDKTCNCTPGWHGDRCDQQCETGYYGYNCSGKCPCKSFELCNHVTGYCSCRPGYYGPLCNKACPTNCLACDRDTDYCMSCVTGWTGVNCELHLPENGNEINCTDANGKCICTESCRENCIDGSCDPYKGYTIGKHMLPIALLLICVFILFAVILATWIYVGYRTKKLKSRNIHQDPDYATI, from the exons ATGAAATCAAGAAACGCCCTCCGTGTATCTTTTCCACATCTACTTGTTTTTGTCCTGTACTTTGgatattctaattctaattctaaACAAGCCAATGTGAATCCTGGTGATCCTCATGCTTGCTTCGCACATGAAGGCCTAGCTGGACC AGTATACAGATGCTGTGACGGTTACTATCTCAATGACTCCGCTTGTATCG agtGCCACGATGGTCGTTATGGCAGAGACTGTTCGTATTCCTGTTTATGTCAAAATGGAGGAGTTTGTAATGCAACAGATGGGTCGTGTCAATGCCCTTATTCACACTATGGTGCAGTCTGCGCATTTCCCTGTCCATGTAAAAATAACGGTACATGTAACGACAAAGAAGGTATTTTCCAGTCTTGTACGTGCAAAGAGGGCTACTATGGTTACATATGTGAAAACAAGTGTTCGTGTCCCAACGGCACTTTTTGTGATCCTGTCTCAGGCTGCCTATGCGAAAATGGAACATGGGGTGTGAACTGCGTAGGAGTTTGTAATTGCCAAGCTAATAGGGTCTGTGACGTTGCTGACGGCTCATGTAAATGTCAGCCCGGTTTGTATGGGGACGGATGCCAACGTCAGTGTAATTGTTTCAATGGAGGAGAATGCGATAATGTAGATCCGAATGTGTGTAAATGTCTGTCCACCTGGCGAGGACCAGACTGTACAAATTGTAACAATTATGAATCTGATGGCGAGAAACATGATTTATGTGCCGATAAATGCCTACACTGTTACAATGGAAATGACTGTACGCCTGAGGACAAAACATGCAACTGTACACCCGGTTGGCATGGTGATCGATGTGATCAGCAGTGTGAGActggttactatggatacaaCTGCTCTGGGAAATGTCCTTGCAAGAGTTTTGAACTTTGTAATCATGTGACAGGATACTGTTCATGTCGTCCAGGTTACTATGGCCCACTCTGTAACAAAGCATGTCCCACGAACTGTTTGGCATGTGACAGAGACACTGATTACTGTATGTCGTGTGTCACGGGGTGGACAGGGGTGAATTGTGAGCTGCATCTGCCCGAAAATGGTAACGAAATAAATTGCACTGATGCTAATGGAAAGTGCATCTGTACAGAAAG TTGTCGGGAAAACTGCATTGATGGATCCTGTGATCCGTACAAAGGATATACTATAG GCAAACACATGCTTCCGATAGCTCTGCTGTTGATATgtgttttcatattatttgcTGTTATTCTGGCTACATGGATATACGTAGGATATCGAACCAAAAAACTGAAATCAAG gaatATACATCAGGACCCAGATTATGCAACTATTTAG
- the LOC139124461 gene encoding uncharacterized protein, whose amino-acid sequence MRQRDKNGEDGNNYSSTEVAVTNDSIRRSYKSLGDFCRSEGQSIIKGEHNKPGELVERTDHSDDSQFNRAIMPRNEHTYCNDPFEYAVANAKIGRQYQSLRDFSRDDYQVLNKRNERRPDEHVGIYDEINDPQRFECQTISRHKRSDKKDTSEYAVADIKPKRPYQSLRDFSRDEHQNLVKGKVRRSEKTCGRGQLK is encoded by the exons ATGAGACAGAGAGACAAGA ATGGTGAAGACGGTAACAATTATAGCTCTACAGAAGTTGCTGTAACGAACGATAGTATCAGACGTTCATACAAATCTCTAGGCGACTTCTGCAGGAGTGAAGGTCAAAGTATTATCAAAGGAGAACACAATAAACCTGGTGAACTTGTTGAAAGGACCGATCACAGCGATGACTCTCAATTTAATC GTGCAATAATGCCAAGGAATGAACACACTTATTGTAATGACCCTTTCGAATACGCAGTGGCTAACGCTAAAATCGGACGTCAATACCAATCTCTGAGGGACTTCAGCAGGGATGATTATCAAGTTCTAAATAAACGGAATGAGCGGAGGCCTGATGAGCATGTCGGCATTTACGATGAAATCAATGACCCGCAACGATTTGAAT GTCAAACTATATCAAGACACAAACGCAGTGATAAGAAAGACACTTCCGAATACGCTGTGGCCGATATTAAACCCAAACGCCCATACCAATCTCTGAGGGACTTTAGCAGAGATGAACATCAAAATCTTGTAAAAGGAAAAGTACGCAGATCTGAAAAAACTTGTGGGCGTGGTCAATTAAAATGA
- the LOC139124548 gene encoding multiple epidermal growth factor-like domains protein 10 isoform X2 has translation MKSRNALRVSFPHLLVFVLYFGYSNSNSKQANVNPGDPHACFAHEGLAGPVYRCCDGYYLNDSACIECHDGRYGRDCSYSCLCQNGGVCNATDGSCQCPYSHYGAVCAFPCPCKNNGTCNDKEGIFQSCTCKEGYYGYICENKCSCPNGTFCDPVSGCLCENGTWGVNCVGVCNCQANRVCDVADGSCKCQPGLYGDGCQRQCNCFNGGECDNVDPNVCKCLSTWRGPDCTNCNNYESDGEKHDLCADKCLHCYNGNDCTPEDKTCNCTPGWHGDRCDQQCETGYYGYNCSGKCPCKSFELCNHVTGYCSCRPGYYGPLCNKACPTNCLACDRDTDYCMSCVTGWTGVNCELHLPENGNEINCTDANGKCICTESCRENCIDGSCDPYKGYTIGIYIRTQIMQLFSADR, from the exons ATGAAATCAAGAAACGCCCTCCGTGTATCTTTTCCACATCTACTTGTTTTTGTCCTGTACTTTGgatattctaattctaattctaaACAAGCCAATGTGAATCCTGGTGATCCTCATGCTTGCTTCGCACATGAAGGCCTAGCTGGACC AGTATACAGATGCTGTGACGGTTACTATCTCAATGACTCCGCTTGTATCG agtGCCACGATGGTCGTTATGGCAGAGACTGTTCGTATTCCTGTTTATGTCAAAATGGAGGAGTTTGTAATGCAACAGATGGGTCGTGTCAATGCCCTTATTCACACTATGGTGCAGTCTGCGCATTTCCCTGTCCATGTAAAAATAACGGTACATGTAACGACAAAGAAGGTATTTTCCAGTCTTGTACGTGCAAAGAGGGCTACTATGGTTACATATGTGAAAACAAGTGTTCGTGTCCCAACGGCACTTTTTGTGATCCTGTCTCAGGCTGCCTATGCGAAAATGGAACATGGGGTGTGAACTGCGTAGGAGTTTGTAATTGCCAAGCTAATAGGGTCTGTGACGTTGCTGACGGCTCATGTAAATGTCAGCCCGGTTTGTATGGGGACGGATGCCAACGTCAGTGTAATTGTTTCAATGGAGGAGAATGCGATAATGTAGATCCGAATGTGTGTAAATGTCTGTCCACCTGGCGAGGACCAGACTGTACAAATTGTAACAATTATGAATCTGATGGCGAGAAACATGATTTATGTGCCGATAAATGCCTACACTGTTACAATGGAAATGACTGTACGCCTGAGGACAAAACATGCAACTGTACACCCGGTTGGCATGGTGATCGATGTGATCAGCAGTGTGAGActggttactatggatacaaCTGCTCTGGGAAATGTCCTTGCAAGAGTTTTGAACTTTGTAATCATGTGACAGGATACTGTTCATGTCGTCCAGGTTACTATGGCCCACTCTGTAACAAAGCATGTCCCACGAACTGTTTGGCATGTGACAGAGACACTGATTACTGTATGTCGTGTGTCACGGGGTGGACAGGGGTGAATTGTGAGCTGCATCTGCCCGAAAATGGTAACGAAATAAATTGCACTGATGCTAATGGAAAGTGCATCTGTACAGAAAG TTGTCGGGAAAACTGCATTGATGGATCCTGTGATCCGTACAAAGGATATACTATAG gaatATACATCAGGACCCAGATTATGCAACTATTTAGTGCAGACAGATGA